The following proteins are encoded in a genomic region of Arachis ipaensis cultivar K30076 chromosome B02, Araip1.1, whole genome shotgun sequence:
- the LOC107622558 gene encoding pathogenesis-related protein 5-like, with the protein MAPWPRLLILLTFFSNTFSYTFTIINNCPHTIWPGTLAGSGSPKLSTTGFQLDSGQSVRLSTVPGWSGRIWARTGCKFDVTGAGKCLTGDSGEKLECDGNGAAPPTSLFEITLDGANGQDFYDVSMVDGYNLPLVALPRGVSGGACNATGCVTDINRGCPRELQVLGEEGNQPGVVGSRSACEAFKSDRYCCAGQYANPKSCQPTFYSTIFKKACPRAYSYAFDDGTSTFTCKASEYEIVFCPYRMKNQNHTPPPRKPKRKQVTSSSNTLLPLPAPIVLLILDLLSQCF; encoded by the exons ATGGCACCCTGGCCTAGGTTACTTATTCTCTTAACATTTTTCTCTAACACTTTCTCTTACACATTCACCATAATCAACAACTGCCCTCATACTATATGGcctggtacacttgctggttcaggGAGCCCTAAACTATCAACGACTGGATTCCAGTTGGACTCAGGCCAAAGTGTCAGACTAAGCACGGTACCAGGATGGTCGGGACGAATATGGGCAAGGACGGGTTGCAAATTTGATGTCACAGGAGCTGGCAAATGCCTAACTGGTGACTCTGGGGAAAAACTGGAATGTGATGGAAATGGTGCAGCACCTCCTACCTCACTGTTTGAGATAACACTCGACGGAGCCAATGGACAAGATTTCTACGATGTCAGCATGGTAGATGGCTACAATTTGCCGTTAGTGGCTCTACCACGAGGTGTATCTGGTGGAGCCTGTAATGCTACAGGATGCGTGACTGATATCAACAGAG GTTGCCCGAGAGAACTTCAAGTGCTTGGTGAAGAAGGAAACCAGCCTGGTGTAGTAGGGTCCAGAAGTGCTTGTGAGGCATTCAAGTCGGATCGGTACTGCTGCGCTGGACAATATGCTAACCCAAAGAGTTGCCAGCCTACATTTTATTCAACTATCTTCAAGAAGGCGTGTCCTAGAGCTTATAGTTATGCATTTGATGATGGAACCAGCACTTTCACTTGCAAAGCTAGTGAATATGAGATTGTTTTTTGTCCCTACAG GATgaaaaaccaaaatcatacaCCACCACCTAGAAAGCCCAAGCGTAAGCAAGTTACTTCCTCATCAAATACTCTCTTGCCCTTACCAGCGCCTATCGTTCTCTTGATTCTCGATCTTCTTTCTCAGTGTTTCTAA